One window of the Notolabrus celidotus isolate fNotCel1 chromosome 23, fNotCel1.pri, whole genome shotgun sequence genome contains the following:
- the nit1 gene encoding deaminated glutathione amidase: MLTARCIVGTSAKYLRQQIKLQNRMSTRPRPVAAVCQVTATPDKQANFSACKQLVEEAKAQGASMVFLPEGFDYIGSSREETLSLSESLTGDTISQYTQLAKKLEVWLSLGGFHERGHDWESDRRIYNSHIIINDKGDIASVYRKSHLFDVELPEKGVSLKESAFTIPGPALVPPIQTPIGKVGLGICYDLRFPELSLALQRTGAEILTYPSAFTVATGIAHWEVLLRARAIETQCFVLAAAQVGPHHEKRSSYGHALAVDPWGEVVGDCGGEKPGLVLVEVDLEKVNSTRRNMPVQQHRRDMSFYQSLEKT; this comes from the exons ATGTTAACAGccaggtgcattgtgggaacaTCTGCAAAGTATCTGAGACAACAGATCAAGCTGCAGAACAG GATGTCGACTCGTCCTCGCCCCGTGGCTGCGGTGTGTCAGGTAACAGCCACCCCGGACAAACAGGCTAACTTCTCTGCCTGTAAACAGCTGGTGGAGGAGGCCAAGGCTCAGGGGGCCAGCATGGTGTTCCTGCCTGAGGGCTTTGACTACATCGGATCAAGTCGAGAGGAGACTCTATCTCTGTCTGAGAGCCTGACAGGAGACACCATCTCACAGTACACTCAGCTGGCCAA GAAGCTGGAAGTGTGGCTCTCTCTTGGAGGATTTCACGAACGAGGACACGACTGGGAGTCTGACAGACGAATCTATAACAGTCACATCATTATTAATGATAAAG GTGACATAGCTTCGGTCTACAGGAAGTCCCATTTGTTTGATGTGGAGCTGCCAGAAAAAGGTGTATCCCTTAAAGAAAGCGCCTTCACCATTCCTGGGCCTGCCCTCGTGCCTCCAATTCAAACTCCCATCGGCAAG GTTGGTCTTGGAATCTGCTATGATCTGAGATTCCCGGAGTTATCTCTGGCTCTTCAAAGGACAGGAGCTGAAATTCTGACCTACCCATCAGCCTTCACTGTAGCTACAGGAATTGCTCACTGGGAG GTGTTACTGCGTGCACGGGCGATTGAGACCCAGTGTTTTGTCTTGGCGGCAGCACAAGTCGGGCCGCACCACGAGAAACGCTCGTCGTATGGACATGCCCTAGCGGTGGATCCGTGGGGGGAGGTTGTGGGTGACTGTGGGGGGGAGAAACCAGGCCTGGTGCTGGTGGAGGTTGACTTGGAGAAGGTGAACAGCACAAGGAGGAACATGCCAGTCCAACAGCACCGCAGGGACATGAGTTTCTATCAGAGCCTGGAGAAGACTTGA